One segment of Gordonia terrae DNA contains the following:
- a CDS encoding Zn-dependent alcohol dehydrogenase, giving the protein MSRTVRGAVIDAIGGKWKVEDLDLAEPGPGEVRIKVMASGLCHSDDHLVTGDIPNALPMVGGHEGAGIVDAVGPGVRRLAVGDHVATAYLPACGRCRWCSQGMQYICDTGAGMENGFGLEGNPRFSRTSGQPIGAMQRLGTFADHLVTDESQAVKIDDDLPFDIACLVSCGVATGWGAAVNAAHVRPRETAMIIGAGGVGMNAVQGAHHAGAAYVVAVDPVDFKREQAMKLGATHAFASIAEAVPFVESVTNGQGADSAVITVGVVDGALIAEAFSAVRKEGRVALVSIGQNEPGIPISPLEIVTYAKTIRGVLFGNCNPTSDIPALLDYYKAGQLKLDELITARYTIDQINEAYVDMHAGKNLRGVLIHEH; this is encoded by the coding sequence ATGTCTCGAACAGTTCGCGGAGCCGTCATCGACGCCATCGGCGGGAAGTGGAAGGTCGAGGACCTCGACCTCGCCGAGCCCGGTCCGGGCGAGGTCCGCATCAAGGTCATGGCATCCGGTCTCTGCCATTCCGACGACCACCTCGTCACCGGTGACATCCCGAACGCGCTGCCGATGGTCGGCGGGCACGAGGGCGCCGGCATCGTCGATGCCGTGGGTCCGGGTGTGCGGCGACTGGCCGTCGGTGACCATGTCGCCACGGCCTATCTGCCGGCGTGCGGTCGCTGCCGGTGGTGCTCCCAAGGCATGCAGTACATCTGCGACACCGGTGCGGGGATGGAGAACGGGTTCGGCCTCGAGGGCAATCCGCGCTTCAGCCGTACGTCCGGTCAGCCCATCGGCGCCATGCAGCGACTCGGCACCTTCGCCGACCACCTGGTCACCGACGAGTCGCAGGCCGTGAAGATCGACGACGACCTGCCCTTCGACATCGCCTGCCTCGTCTCCTGCGGCGTCGCCACCGGATGGGGCGCCGCCGTCAACGCCGCTCATGTCCGGCCGCGCGAGACCGCGATGATCATCGGGGCCGGCGGAGTCGGGATGAACGCGGTGCAGGGCGCACACCACGCCGGTGCCGCCTACGTCGTCGCCGTCGACCCCGTCGACTTCAAGCGTGAGCAGGCGATGAAACTGGGTGCCACGCACGCCTTCGCCTCGATCGCCGAAGCCGTCCCGTTCGTCGAATCGGTCACCAACGGGCAGGGCGCCGACTCGGCCGTCATCACGGTCGGCGTCGTCGACGGCGCGCTGATCGCCGAGGCCTTCTCGGCGGTCCGCAAGGAAGGCCGCGTGGCTCTCGTCTCGATCGGCCAGAACGAGCCCGGCATCCCGATCAGTCCGCTCGAGATCGTCACCTACGCCAAGACGATCCGCGGCGTGCTGTTCGGCAACTGCAACCCGACCAGCGACATCCCGGCGCTGCTGGACTACTACAAGGCAGGTCAGCTCAAGCTCGACGAACTGATCACCGCGCGGTACACGATCGACCAGATCAACGAGGCCTACGTCGACATGCACGCGGGCAAGAACCTTCGCGGCGTGCTGATCCACGAGCACTGA
- a CDS encoding ABC transporter permease, translated as MPGGLPSAAAMRTAGPPALLLVLLGLVTIAEPNFFSSTALSVVTAQALPILLLGLGQMFVILTGGIDLSVAAVCSLGTVILAQTIGATGPLAMLITAAATAAIGALTGLLTTIGQVPSFVVSLGALGFWGAIALALSGSTTIYIDTNYGAIFWLSSVTFLSMPLAVWIGVLIAAAIWAFMHYHPRGNIFHLVGLGERAALMAGIRTRGVRVLAFALSGLFAGLAAIVLSSQQQSAAPQLADALLLPAIAAVLVGGCAITGGIGSAWKVIVGALIVTVLRVGGSVAGVDPNYQQIVYGAVVIAIVVLTLDRSKLAIIK; from the coding sequence ATGCCCGGAGGACTCCCGTCCGCGGCGGCGATGCGGACGGCCGGGCCGCCGGCGCTGCTGCTTGTCCTGCTGGGACTCGTCACGATCGCCGAACCCAACTTCTTCTCGTCGACCGCCCTCTCGGTGGTGACCGCCCAAGCGCTGCCGATCCTGCTGCTCGGACTGGGGCAGATGTTCGTCATCCTCACCGGCGGCATCGACCTCTCGGTGGCCGCCGTGTGCTCGCTGGGCACCGTGATCCTCGCGCAGACGATCGGGGCGACCGGTCCGCTGGCGATGCTGATCACCGCGGCCGCGACGGCAGCCATCGGCGCCCTGACCGGTCTGCTCACCACCATCGGACAGGTGCCGTCCTTTGTGGTTTCCCTGGGCGCCCTCGGCTTCTGGGGGGCGATCGCGCTCGCTCTGTCCGGGTCCACCACGATCTACATCGACACCAACTACGGCGCGATCTTCTGGCTCAGTTCGGTCACTTTCCTCAGCATGCCGCTCGCGGTGTGGATCGGAGTGCTCATCGCTGCCGCGATCTGGGCTTTCATGCACTACCACCCGCGCGGCAACATCTTTCACCTTGTGGGACTCGGGGAGCGGGCGGCCCTCATGGCAGGTATCCGCACCCGGGGTGTTCGCGTCCTCGCCTTCGCGCTGTCGGGGCTCTTCGCAGGTCTCGCGGCGATCGTCTTGTCCTCTCAGCAGCAGAGTGCCGCACCGCAACTCGCCGACGCCCTGCTCTTGCCCGCCATCGCAGCCGTCCTCGTCGGCGGGTGCGCGATCACCGGCGGTATCGGCAGCGCGTGGAAGGTGATCGTCGGCGCCCTCATCGTGACCGTCCTCCGCGTGGGCGGATCGGTCGCCGGCGTCGACCCCAACTATCAGCAGATCGTGTACGGCGCGGTGGTCATCGCGATCGTCGTTCTCACTCTCGATCGCAGCAAACTCGCCATCATCAAATAG
- a CDS encoding sugar ABC transporter ATP-binding protein, giving the protein MTPLLQLDGITKRYGPNVVLDDVSLTVHKHEVIGLIGENGAGKSTLLKILAGVHRPDAGVMRVDGTELVFADPADAARHGVGVVHQEQSLLPNLTVAENLTLGSESEFARLGLIRRGARRRAAQAMLDLVDSTVAPDTPTEDVGFAERQMIEVARAVSDRSSGHAPLLVLDEPTSVLQPADIEILHRRVMALREIGSVIFVSHRLDEVLRFSDRVYVLRDGKLVGERTTADVDERELYAMMIGKEAADEIYCTGRREPVKEAPPVLDARNVTVSGSVHDVSLAVRPGEVVCMVGVASSGREEFARAIFGAEPAQGTVSIGGSGLLPASPRQAVAAGVAYLPAERRSEGLVAGASVADNICLSHPARGRRGRAAAARHEAREWIRQLHIRPDDPDLDIARLSGGNQQKAVLAKWIRDDGLSVLILDHPTRGLDIGAKEDVYRLIRDLSARGVGVLVLADTLDEAIGLGHRIVVLRDGRVTAEYDSVATEPPTKIELLEKMM; this is encoded by the coding sequence ATGACACCGTTGCTCCAACTCGACGGAATCACCAAGCGCTACGGACCGAATGTGGTCCTCGACGATGTGTCGCTGACCGTGCACAAACACGAGGTGATCGGCCTCATCGGAGAGAACGGCGCGGGCAAGTCCACTCTGCTGAAGATCCTCGCCGGGGTACATCGTCCCGACGCCGGTGTGATGCGGGTCGACGGCACCGAGCTCGTCTTCGCCGACCCGGCCGATGCCGCCCGCCACGGCGTGGGCGTCGTCCACCAGGAACAGTCACTCCTGCCGAACCTGACCGTCGCCGAAAACCTCACGCTCGGCTCGGAATCGGAGTTCGCCCGGCTCGGGCTGATCCGCCGCGGCGCCCGTCGCCGGGCGGCGCAGGCCATGCTCGACCTGGTCGATTCCACCGTGGCTCCCGATACCCCGACCGAGGACGTGGGATTCGCCGAACGGCAGATGATCGAGGTCGCCCGTGCGGTGAGCGATCGTTCGTCGGGACACGCACCCCTTCTCGTCCTCGACGAGCCGACGTCGGTGCTGCAGCCGGCCGATATCGAGATCCTGCACCGTCGCGTGATGGCGCTGCGTGAGATCGGCTCGGTGATCTTCGTGTCGCATCGGCTCGACGAGGTCCTGCGGTTCTCCGACCGCGTCTACGTGCTGCGAGACGGCAAACTCGTCGGCGAACGCACGACGGCGGACGTCGATGAGCGAGAGCTCTACGCGATGATGATCGGCAAGGAGGCCGCGGACGAGATCTACTGCACCGGAAGACGTGAACCCGTGAAGGAGGCGCCCCCGGTCCTCGACGCCCGGAACGTCACGGTGTCCGGCAGTGTCCACGATGTCTCCCTGGCCGTTCGGCCCGGCGAGGTCGTGTGCATGGTCGGCGTCGCGTCGTCGGGCCGAGAGGAGTTCGCTCGGGCGATCTTCGGAGCCGAGCCGGCGCAGGGCACGGTGTCGATCGGCGGTTCCGGTCTGCTCCCGGCGTCACCCAGACAAGCAGTGGCAGCCGGAGTCGCCTATCTCCCGGCCGAGCGCCGGTCCGAGGGGTTGGTCGCGGGCGCCTCTGTCGCCGACAACATCTGCCTCAGTCATCCCGCGCGCGGGCGCCGGGGACGGGCCGCGGCCGCTCGGCACGAGGCCCGCGAGTGGATTCGGCAGTTGCACATCCGACCTGACGACCCTGACCTCGACATCGCAAGGCTGTCCGGCGGAAACCAGCAGAAAGCTGTGCTGGCCAAGTGGATTCGCGATGACGGATTGTCGGTGTTGATCCTCGACCACCCGACTCGCGGACTGGACATCGGCGCGAAAGAAGATGTCTACCGGCTGATCCGGGACCTGTCCGCGCGCGGCGTGGGAGTCCTCGTACTCGCCGACACCCTCGACGAGGCGATCGGCCTCGGGCACCGCATCGTGGTCCTCCGCGATGGGCGGGTCACGGCCGAATACGACTCCGTCGCCACCGAACCACCCACCAAGATCGAGCTACTCGAGAAGATGATGTGA